A single Mustela lutreola isolate mMusLut2 chromosome X, mMusLut2.pri, whole genome shotgun sequence DNA region contains:
- the LOC131821987 gene encoding heterogeneous nuclear ribonucleoprotein A1-like, which yields MSKSESPKEPEQLRKLFIGGLSFETTDESLRSHFEQWGTLTDCVVMRDPNTKRSRGFGFVTYATVEEVDAAMNARPHKVDGRVVEPKRAVSREDSQIPGAHLTVKKIFVGGIKEDTEEHHLRDYFEQYGKTEVIEIMTDRGSGKKRGFAFVTFDDHDSVDKIVIQKYHTVNGHNCEVRKALSKQEMASASSSQRGRSGSGNFGGGRGGGFGGNDNFVRGGNFSGRGGFDGSRGGGGYGGSGDGYNGFGNDGSNFGGGGSYNNFGNYNNQSSNFGPMKGGNFGGRRGEPEK from the coding sequence ATGTCTAAGTCAGAGTCTCCCAAAGAGCCTGAACAGCTGCGGAAGCTCTTCATCGGAGGTCTGAGCTTTGAAACAACCGATGAGAGTCTGAGGAGCCATTTTGAGCAATGGGGAACACTTACGGACTGTGTGGTAATGAGAGATCCGAACACCAAGCgctccagaggctttgggtttgtcacatatgccactgtggaggaggtggatgcagccatgaatgcaaggccacacaaggtggatggaagagttgtggaaccaaagagggctgtctcaagagaagattctcaaatacctggtgcccacttaactgtgaaaaagatttttgttggtggcattaaagaagacactgaagaacatCATCTAAGAGATTATTTCGAACAGTATGGGAAAACCGAAgtgattgagatcatgactgaccgaggcagtggcaaaaagaggggttttgcttttgtaacatttgatgaccatgattctgtagacaagattgtcattcaaaaataccatactgtgaatggccacaactgtgaagtaaggaaagcgctctctaagcaagagatggctagtgcttcatccagccaaagaggtcgaagtggttctggaaactttggtggtggtcgtggaggtggttttggtgggaatgacaacTTTGTTCGTGGAGGAAACTTCAGTGGTCGAGGTGGCTTTGATGGCAGTCGAGGTGGTGGTGGatatggtggcagtggggatggctataacggatttggtaatgatggaagcaactttggaggtggcggaagctataataattttggcaattacaacaatcaatcctcaaattttggacccatgaaaggaggcaattttggaggcaggagaggagagccagagaagtga